The following are encoded in a window of Rubellicoccus peritrichatus genomic DNA:
- a CDS encoding class I SAM-dependent methyltransferase, with the protein MNSINTKTVDEGQAVYSNKVLSIYDLWVLGISNSFIWKCSTKLLRSEFFEFATENHLDVGVGTGYYLEKCLIYEKCRIGLIDLNANSLQAAASRIHQRKPEIYQANVLDKLNLVCDRFDSISMNYLLHCLPGTIKEKSVVFDNLIPYLNKNGVVFGSTLLGTGIEKSGMASWLMAFYNRKGIFHNSQDSLDDLTSALNNHFTKVEVKVVGCAAVFSGQLG; encoded by the coding sequence ATGAATTCCATTAATACCAAAACGGTTGACGAAGGTCAGGCGGTATACAGTAACAAGGTTCTATCAATCTACGACCTCTGGGTACTCGGGATTTCAAATAGCTTCATATGGAAATGCTCAACAAAACTATTACGAAGTGAGTTTTTTGAATTCGCAACGGAGAACCATTTGGATGTTGGCGTAGGGACGGGATATTATTTGGAAAAATGTCTCATCTACGAAAAGTGCCGCATTGGACTTATTGATCTGAATGCGAACAGTCTACAAGCCGCTGCCTCAAGAATTCACCAACGCAAGCCGGAGATTTACCAAGCCAATGTACTCGATAAGTTGAACCTGGTTTGCGACAGATTCGATTCTATCAGCATGAACTACCTCCTGCATTGCCTCCCTGGCACGATAAAGGAAAAGTCCGTTGTTTTTGATAACTTGATCCCCTATTTGAATAAAAATGGAGTCGTCTTTGGCAGCACTCTCTTAGGGACAGGTATTGAAAAGAGTGGAATGGCCAGCTGGCTCATGGCCTTTTACAACCGAAAGGGGATCTTCCACAATAGTCAGGATTCTCTTGATGACCTGACAAGCGCCCTCAATAACCACTTCACCAAGGTAGAGGTTAAGGTGGTTGGGTGTGCGGCTGTCTTTAGTGGCCAACTGGGTTAA
- a CDS encoding DEAD/DEAH box helicase: MSFDTLGLEPDVLRSVHDKGYSNPTPIQEQAIPIALTGKDLIGSAQTGTGKTAAFCLPALSLLKAHNAEKSPRCLILEPTRELAGQVDDNLELYGKHLDLKVALIHGGVKYGGQEKALEEGADIVVATPGRLLDHMEKGNISLAGIEILILDEVDRMLDMGFIEDVNYMVSQCPKERQTLFFSATVPDPIKKLADTVLTDPASVELGGRRAPAETVDHAIYPVDAIQKFDLLVSMIERMDYDSVLIFTRTKIDADRITRWLKERNHPVVTMHSDRTQAERKAALEGFKSGKYEILVATDIASRGLDISGITHVINYNVPQHCEDYVHRIGRTGRAAKEGEAFTLFSTDETSFLSNIENFIGKTIPRRKWENFHYRNEPLLNSPPPRKRRNRGYSGPGTSFGRR, encoded by the coding sequence ATGAGTTTTGACACGCTGGGACTAGAGCCCGATGTTTTACGGTCTGTCCATGACAAAGGCTACTCGAACCCCACTCCAATCCAAGAGCAGGCAATTCCTATCGCATTGACTGGCAAGGACTTAATCGGATCAGCGCAGACGGGAACCGGTAAGACTGCCGCCTTTTGCCTCCCAGCACTTTCGCTACTGAAAGCACATAATGCGGAAAAATCCCCACGCTGCCTGATTCTGGAGCCAACACGAGAATTGGCCGGGCAAGTCGATGACAATCTGGAACTTTATGGCAAACACCTCGACCTAAAAGTCGCCCTCATCCATGGCGGCGTCAAATACGGCGGTCAGGAAAAAGCCCTGGAAGAAGGTGCAGATATCGTGGTCGCGACCCCGGGGCGCCTCCTGGACCATATGGAGAAAGGCAATATCTCACTTGCCGGTATTGAGATCCTGATTCTTGACGAAGTCGACCGAATGCTCGACATGGGCTTCATCGAGGATGTCAATTACATGGTCAGCCAATGCCCCAAGGAACGGCAAACACTCTTTTTCTCAGCCACTGTTCCGGACCCAATTAAGAAATTGGCCGACACGGTACTGACCGATCCGGCCAGTGTGGAGCTTGGAGGCCGCCGTGCCCCAGCCGAAACCGTGGACCATGCGATTTATCCTGTGGACGCAATTCAGAAGTTTGACCTGCTTGTCTCCATGATCGAGCGGATGGATTATGACAGTGTCCTCATTTTTACACGGACCAAAATTGATGCCGACCGTATCACACGCTGGCTCAAGGAGCGCAATCATCCCGTGGTCACGATGCACTCAGATCGCACCCAGGCGGAGCGTAAGGCGGCGTTGGAAGGCTTCAAATCGGGCAAGTATGAAATCCTGGTGGCAACCGATATCGCATCACGTGGACTGGACATCAGTGGAATCACACACGTCATAAATTACAATGTCCCCCAACACTGCGAAGACTACGTCCATCGCATCGGACGAACAGGCCGTGCAGCAAAGGAAGGTGAAGCTTTTACCCTCTTCTCCACTGACGAAACCAGCTTTCTGAGCAATATTGAGAATTTCATTGGCAAAACCATACCGCGTCGCAAGTGGGAAAACTTTCATTACCGCAATGAGCCGCTCCTTAACAGCCCCCCGCCACGCAAACGACGTAATCGCGGCTACTCCGGCCCGGGGACTTCTTTCGGTCGACGCTAA
- a CDS encoding DUF4469 domain-containing protein, with protein MPKSTLHYSIEPFTAIGAEDSAEPTYIGRVANSQTINEKALVQRLVDRYGVSEAAAKTVLLGLRNEVEIAMAEGNRVNLDGFVQFFPSIQGTFSKKLERADRKRHKVSVSTRLAPKLHKDINARVRWKRVVSTSPRPHISRILTYDMNEVEVANPGMILTLQGRHLKIDPKDSEEGVFIVPGQRKGSALRIESYGPVQPTSIIFQIPAELTQGDYHIEVRNRMRNSKRLSTARYANKLIINKATKEKPTGKAVKRKVTSPR; from the coding sequence ATGCCAAAGTCTACACTTCATTATTCCATCGAGCCTTTCACCGCTATTGGTGCGGAGGATTCGGCTGAACCCACCTATATTGGGCGTGTGGCCAATTCACAGACCATCAACGAGAAGGCTCTAGTCCAACGACTGGTCGATCGCTATGGCGTCAGTGAGGCAGCGGCCAAGACCGTGCTATTGGGCTTGCGCAACGAAGTAGAGATCGCCATGGCCGAAGGCAACCGCGTCAACCTCGACGGCTTTGTCCAGTTCTTCCCTTCAATTCAGGGCACTTTTAGCAAAAAGCTCGAACGGGCGGATCGCAAGCGCCACAAAGTCAGTGTCAGCACCCGGCTCGCGCCCAAGCTCCACAAGGACATCAACGCCCGAGTTCGCTGGAAACGGGTGGTCTCGACAAGCCCACGTCCGCATATCTCACGGATTCTCACTTACGATATGAACGAAGTGGAAGTAGCGAACCCCGGCATGATCCTGACCCTCCAAGGCAGGCACCTTAAGATCGATCCAAAAGACTCCGAAGAAGGCGTCTTTATCGTCCCAGGACAACGTAAAGGTTCTGCTCTGCGCATTGAAAGCTACGGCCCAGTCCAGCCAACCAGCATCATATTTCAAATCCCCGCTGAGCTCACACAGGGGGATTACCATATCGAAGTCCGCAACCGCATGCGGAATTCCAAACGCCTGAGCACGGCGCGTTACGCCAATAAGCTCATCATCAACAAAGCCACTAAAGAAAAGCCGACCGGGAAGGCAGTGAAAAGGAAAGTTACCTCGCCGAGGTAA
- a CDS encoding serine hydrolase domain-containing protein, with translation MHKTLLTLSLLFSFFSIIKAESGWFHVGPEYPWVWSNSANAWNYVFVPAEGLEIQLNGEGDSLTFPFLETDWVYVNSEFPWMWSSADISLMLANQPQGLVWTYNTANDQVELWGHSLEGSKIVEKLAELRVEFGLTAVVAGVWSGIDEVVTAAVGETVTDFPAEKTMLYRVGGVCINMLITVMLQGVDNGDFALDDTIDQWLPDLVNADKVTLRMLANCTAGYDDYVFTKAFDDAFFANVFRGFTADELIDFGMAHSPTYEPGTDWHYSHTTFVVIGKILSMVYNKPVSQLLEEQVFEPLGLTNTYYVTGPEFPGQPLHGFTTEREIFEDSTFWNPSWTSYTGSVVSSAIDVSRFARAWGTGELISQSSFEQMIAPTTVGIGPNTASRYYALGMGVVGDGEWLLQNPNFGGYQGAMAYNLEDGTTIVVSCTLGQNSDFTVHHGMEIYNALVELLGSDG, from the coding sequence ATGCATAAAACACTTCTCACTCTAAGTCTGCTATTTAGTTTCTTCTCCATTATTAAAGCTGAGTCTGGCTGGTTCCATGTAGGGCCTGAGTATCCCTGGGTTTGGAGCAACAGTGCCAACGCATGGAATTATGTCTTTGTTCCCGCCGAAGGGCTGGAAATACAGCTCAATGGCGAAGGGGATTCCCTGACATTCCCCTTCCTGGAAACAGACTGGGTTTATGTGAATTCCGAATTCCCCTGGATGTGGTCAAGCGCAGACATATCATTGATGCTGGCCAACCAGCCTCAAGGCCTGGTCTGGACCTACAATACGGCCAATGATCAGGTGGAACTCTGGGGGCACAGTCTCGAAGGCTCAAAGATTGTTGAAAAGCTAGCTGAGCTTCGGGTGGAATTTGGACTCACCGCTGTCGTGGCCGGTGTCTGGTCCGGCATCGACGAAGTCGTGACCGCTGCGGTTGGTGAAACCGTAACGGACTTTCCCGCCGAAAAAACGATGCTTTATCGTGTGGGCGGCGTTTGCATTAATATGCTGATCACAGTCATGCTCCAAGGTGTGGATAACGGCGACTTCGCACTCGATGACACCATCGATCAATGGCTGCCCGATCTGGTCAACGCCGACAAGGTAACGCTCCGTATGCTGGCCAACTGCACCGCTGGTTACGACGACTACGTCTTTACCAAAGCATTCGACGATGCGTTCTTTGCCAATGTATTTCGCGGCTTCACCGCTGATGAGCTGATTGATTTTGGGATGGCGCACAGCCCAACCTATGAGCCGGGAACCGATTGGCACTACTCCCACACCACCTTTGTTGTCATCGGGAAAATCCTTTCCATGGTCTACAACAAGCCAGTCAGCCAGTTGCTGGAAGAACAAGTCTTTGAACCACTCGGCCTTACCAATACTTACTATGTAACAGGACCGGAATTCCCAGGCCAGCCGCTCCATGGCTTCACCACCGAGCGCGAAATTTTTGAAGACTCGACATTCTGGAATCCATCCTGGACCTCCTATACAGGCTCTGTGGTTTCCAGTGCGATTGACGTTAGCCGCTTTGCCCGCGCCTGGGGCACAGGTGAATTGATTTCCCAGTCTTCCTTCGAGCAAATGATTGCCCCAACCACGGTCGGAATCGGCCCCAATACAGCCAGTCGCTACTACGCATTAGGCATGGGTGTGGTTGGCGATGGAGAGTGGCTGTTACAAAATCCAAACTTCGGAGGCTACCAGGGCGCCATGGCCTACAATCTCGAGGATGGAACCACAATCGTCGTATCCTGCACATTGGGACAGAACTCGGACTTCACCGTCCACCACGGCATGGAAATCTATAACGCGCTGGTGGAACTGCTGGGCTCGGACGGATAA
- a CDS encoding gluconokinase encodes MPLISNSTAIISMIAIIMGVSGSGKSTIGEGLAEATGGEFFDGDDFHPQANIEKMHAGHPLTDEDRLPWLERLRQLIEDQEVKGKPTFIACSALKKSYRLILEGDGDPAVKFVFLEGSFALIKERLDTRKGHFMPESLLQSQFDALQAPEDAITADISQTPDAIIKELGAKLGLA; translated from the coding sequence TTGCCACTCATCTCAAACTCAACTGCAATCATCTCCATGATCGCAATTATCATGGGGGTGTCCGGTTCAGGAAAGTCGACCATTGGCGAGGGTCTGGCGGAGGCGACTGGGGGCGAGTTTTTTGATGGCGATGATTTTCACCCGCAGGCCAATATCGAAAAGATGCATGCGGGGCATCCGTTGACGGACGAAGATCGTTTGCCCTGGCTGGAGCGCCTGAGACAACTGATCGAAGATCAAGAGGTCAAGGGCAAGCCGACCTTCATTGCCTGCTCCGCCTTGAAGAAGAGCTACCGCTTGATTCTGGAAGGTGACGGCGATCCCGCGGTGAAGTTTGTTTTCCTTGAAGGCTCCTTTGCACTGATCAAGGAACGCCTGGATACGCGTAAGGGGCACTTTATGCCGGAGAGCTTGCTTCAAAGTCAGTTCGACGCGCTGCAAGCACCTGAGGATGCCATCACCGCTGATATATCCCAGACACCGGATGCAATCATCAAGGAATTAGGCGCAAAATTAGGCTTGGCATAA
- the trxA gene encoding thioredoxin has translation MSSEKIQNLTSDSFDSVVADSSKPVLVDFWAPWCGPCKAIAPILEELAEEMDQKVDICKVDVDNNAEIAGKFNIRAIPTILIFKNGEVADQVVGMTSKGDLQSKLEALAS, from the coding sequence ATGTCATCAGAAAAAATCCAAAACCTGACCTCCGATTCATTCGATTCCGTTGTAGCGGATTCGTCCAAACCTGTCCTCGTCGACTTCTGGGCACCGTGGTGCGGGCCTTGTAAGGCTATTGCTCCTATTCTGGAAGAACTCGCTGAGGAGATGGACCAGAAAGTCGATATTTGCAAAGTAGACGTAGATAACAATGCTGAGATTGCTGGAAAGTTTAACATCCGTGCAATCCCAACTATCTTGATTTTCAAAAATGGTGAAGTTGCCGACCAGGTTGTTGGCATGACCAGCAAGGGTGACCTGCAAAGCAAGTTGGAAGCGTTGGCTTCCTAA
- a CDS encoding GNAT family N-acetyltransferase: protein MSEAIEYVLGIPEANREEAVMLYDEAFGQKFSLAIRSANKRIELLSRSFCLDCAIAAISKGTLLGLAGFSTGESSLTGGITYKRLLDTLGFFKGNWATFVFSLYERKPVPKELLMDGIAVRSDARGKGIGGRLLNELKAYAASQAFDSIRLDVIDTNPGARKLYERNGFIATKSESYESLRWLLGFGGSTTLIHTISK, encoded by the coding sequence ATGAGTGAAGCCATTGAATATGTCCTTGGTATCCCGGAAGCGAACCGGGAAGAGGCTGTGATGCTTTACGACGAAGCCTTTGGTCAGAAATTCTCCTTGGCCATTCGATCGGCGAACAAACGAATCGAACTTCTGTCCCGTTCGTTCTGTTTGGATTGTGCCATTGCCGCGATCTCAAAGGGTACCTTGCTTGGCCTTGCGGGTTTCAGTACAGGTGAGTCTTCTCTGACTGGCGGAATAACTTACAAGCGACTCCTGGATACGCTTGGTTTCTTTAAAGGTAATTGGGCGACTTTTGTTTTCAGTCTTTACGAACGCAAGCCAGTGCCTAAGGAGTTGCTCATGGATGGGATTGCGGTTCGTTCAGATGCGCGTGGCAAGGGGATTGGTGGACGATTATTGAATGAATTAAAAGCTTACGCTGCGTCACAGGCATTTGATTCAATTCGACTTGATGTGATTGATACCAATCCTGGTGCTCGAAAGCTCTACGAGAGAAATGGTTTTATTGCGACCAAGTCTGAATCCTATGAGTCGCTGCGTTGGCTTTTAGGCTTTGGAGGCTCCACAACTTTGATTCACACAATTAGTAAATAG
- a CDS encoding HD domain-containing protein, translating to MLNESLDFLIECEKLKQVERMTSPVGAARRENSAEHSWSLCLAAMTLIPVVEPELDTLRVIEMLLIHDIVEIDAGDTFCYADQTGKIEKENLAADRIFGLLPHDAAQKFHQRWDEFERRETAESRFANALDRIFPLLQNYHNKGGTWIEHGITFEQVFQRNREIANGSEALWDYARRIIEASSENGWLPKSNP from the coding sequence ATGCTGAACGAATCCCTAGACTTTCTGATTGAATGCGAAAAGCTGAAACAGGTCGAACGGATGACAAGCCCGGTTGGAGCGGCTCGTCGTGAGAACTCAGCTGAGCATAGCTGGAGTCTTTGTCTTGCTGCGATGACTTTGATTCCTGTCGTTGAGCCAGAGTTGGATACGTTGCGCGTTATCGAGATGCTCCTTATTCATGATATTGTGGAGATCGATGCCGGGGATACTTTTTGCTATGCCGATCAAACCGGGAAAATTGAGAAGGAGAACCTGGCGGCTGATCGCATATTTGGTCTGCTACCTCATGATGCAGCCCAAAAGTTTCATCAGCGATGGGATGAGTTTGAGCGTAGAGAAACGGCTGAGTCTCGATTTGCCAATGCGTTGGACCGCATATTTCCATTGCTTCAGAACTACCATAACAAGGGAGGAACCTGGATTGAACATGGCATTACGTTTGAGCAGGTATTTCAACGAAATCGTGAAATAGCAAACGGGTCAGAAGCATTGTGGGATTACGCCAGACGAATCATTGAAGCATCATCAGAAAATGGGTGGCTTCCGAAAAGTAATCCTTAG
- a CDS encoding DUF4174 domain-containing protein → MRIKQTVLFLFLFAHLTAMADEAIDSLNDLRWEYRLIIGNIGDNDDVSKFQKQWQSKQGELVDRKLVLILIAPDGLQTMGLKQSIETDDGIRDEIIQKLKGKQVALIGLDGGVKSRYGLKDFYFASVFGQIDQMPMRVNELRSRSK, encoded by the coding sequence ATGCGAATAAAACAAACAGTATTGTTTCTCTTTCTCTTCGCACATCTTACTGCCATGGCTGATGAAGCAATCGATTCACTCAATGACCTTCGCTGGGAGTATCGATTGATTATTGGCAATATCGGTGACAATGATGATGTCTCGAAATTTCAAAAACAGTGGCAAAGCAAACAGGGCGAATTGGTCGATCGAAAACTTGTTTTAATCCTCATTGCTCCGGATGGTTTGCAAACCATGGGACTTAAGCAAAGTATTGAAACGGATGATGGTATTCGTGATGAGATCATTCAAAAGCTTAAGGGAAAGCAAGTTGCGCTCATCGGTCTGGATGGTGGAGTCAAATCACGATATGGATTGAAGGATTTTTATTTCGCATCCGTGTTCGGCCAGATTGATCAAATGCCAATGCGCGTAAACGAGCTTCGGAGTCGATCTAAGTAA
- a CDS encoding ankyrin repeat domain-containing protein codes for MQNQSYRDRISDLSFRQAVDLIDAGDVESLRTHLTRNPGLVSQLVEYEGNYFTCPTLLHFVAENPIRNGRLPANISDVAEVILKAGADVNAASHEDNSGSVLALVASGMVPRKCDVQEALMAVLVKYGADPNSAIWSALSQGEHDAASALVKLGATIDLIAAAGLGRLEEIRQLLSNADDLTLRRALAAAVINRQVESARLLLPRIHDPEAFNPDGFHTHSTPLHQAVANDDPEMAAVLLDHGAQWDRPQDKLWGGTPCDWAIYLGKGRVIVFFASHGFAVNLQQAAAWNAMETVKSIIESEPERVNEIGEWGTALQQAAYHNRHAIAEFLLIKGADPNQSEGHEKLLSKGIMPLDIAIERDQKLTINELIRWGGMTFADWQDATRETHQFQRAVCAIKQGDIKSLRRLLDDNPALAQAYQQGSYRTLLHVASDWPGHFPNVTESIQLLIEKHANPNARGRDGTGETPLHGAASSNDVAALDALIDGGADINARGAVIANGTPLTDACAFRMWQCAERLVECGAGYDLWHASALGRLDLMDEFFTEDGKFIIESPRWNDCPDGDARFVFIAFWLAAQSGRLKMLRYLRDKIADINEIGPGDQTALDRATFIGITENIDYLQAEGALTAKEVQS; via the coding sequence ATGCAAAATCAATCTTATCGTGATCGCATCAGCGATCTGTCGTTCCGCCAGGCGGTGGATTTAATCGATGCGGGCGACGTCGAATCACTACGCACGCATCTCACCAGAAATCCGGGGCTGGTTTCCCAACTAGTTGAATACGAGGGGAACTATTTTACCTGCCCTACTTTACTCCACTTCGTTGCGGAAAACCCAATCCGTAACGGTCGATTGCCGGCAAATATATCCGATGTTGCCGAGGTGATTCTAAAGGCTGGTGCCGATGTAAACGCCGCCTCGCATGAGGACAATTCGGGCAGCGTATTGGCACTGGTTGCATCGGGTATGGTTCCTCGCAAATGCGATGTCCAGGAAGCGTTGATGGCTGTGCTGGTAAAGTATGGAGCCGATCCAAATTCCGCTATATGGTCAGCTCTGAGCCAAGGAGAACATGATGCCGCAAGTGCCTTGGTCAAACTGGGGGCAACCATCGACCTGATTGCCGCAGCGGGACTTGGGCGTCTGGAGGAGATCCGGCAGCTACTGAGCAATGCGGATGACTTGACATTGCGCAGGGCATTGGCAGCAGCAGTCATTAACCGCCAGGTCGAATCAGCACGCCTGCTCCTGCCAAGGATTCATGATCCGGAGGCATTTAACCCGGATGGGTTCCACACGCATTCGACACCATTGCACCAGGCGGTCGCCAACGATGATCCTGAAATGGCTGCCGTGCTATTGGATCACGGAGCGCAATGGGACCGTCCCCAGGACAAGCTGTGGGGCGGGACACCTTGCGACTGGGCCATATATCTAGGCAAAGGTCGGGTGATAGTTTTTTTTGCCAGTCATGGGTTTGCTGTGAATCTCCAGCAAGCGGCTGCCTGGAACGCGATGGAAACCGTCAAATCGATTATTGAGAGCGAACCGGAACGCGTGAATGAAATCGGTGAATGGGGGACCGCGTTGCAGCAAGCGGCCTATCATAACCGCCATGCCATTGCCGAATTTTTGCTGATCAAGGGCGCCGATCCCAATCAATCAGAAGGGCATGAAAAACTTCTATCGAAAGGGATCATGCCGCTGGACATAGCGATAGAACGCGACCAGAAATTGACGATCAATGAACTGATTCGCTGGGGCGGCATGACCTTCGCTGACTGGCAGGATGCGACTCGTGAAACACATCAGTTTCAACGTGCAGTTTGCGCCATCAAGCAAGGCGACATCAAGTCCTTGCGCAGGCTGCTGGATGACAATCCTGCACTGGCCCAAGCCTACCAGCAGGGTTCCTACCGGACTCTGCTCCATGTGGCTAGCGATTGGCCAGGACATTTTCCCAACGTGACTGAGAGCATTCAGCTGCTTATTGAAAAACATGCGAACCCGAATGCACGCGGGCGTGACGGAACCGGCGAAACTCCTTTGCATGGGGCAGCCAGCTCAAACGACGTGGCGGCACTGGATGCTTTGATCGATGGCGGCGCTGATATCAATGCCCGTGGCGCCGTCATTGCCAATGGTACACCACTTACCGACGCCTGCGCCTTCCGTATGTGGCAATGCGCTGAGCGCCTTGTGGAGTGCGGTGCCGGATATGACCTCTGGCATGCATCGGCCTTGGGGCGTTTGGACTTGATGGACGAATTCTTTACCGAAGACGGAAAATTCATTATCGAGTCCCCGCGCTGGAATGATTGCCCCGATGGTGACGCACGTTTTGTCTTTATTGCCTTCTGGCTGGCCGCGCAGAGTGGTCGACTCAAGATGTTGCGCTACCTTCGTGACAAGATTGCCGATATCAATGAAATCGGCCCCGGGGATCAGACCGCGCTGGATCGCGCTACCTTCATTGGAATCACTGAGAACATTGATTATCTCCAAGCCGAAGGCGCACTTACAGCAAAGGAGGTACAATCATGA
- a CDS encoding glutamate--tRNA ligase family protein codes for MTSTNYRGRIAPTPTGRLHLGHAQTFKTVYERCQRENGTLIYRDEDLDPQRCKQEFSEMALEDLRWLGIDWQEGPDVGGENGPYQQSKRMQHYLLAWEMLRNAGVIYPDTHSRKDLREVAAAHESWESVSAPHEEDEAREPLFPKQWRPPYGTGLDALEPGEVNWRFRVNDSETVAFFDMALGLTRFVADKDFGDFLIWRRDGVPSYELAVVVDDIAMSITEVVRGEDLLKSTARQLLIYRALEATPPAFYHCPLVRDAQGKRLAKRHDALSIRSLREAGKKPEEVQMLNQI; via the coding sequence GTGACCTCCACCAATTATCGCGGACGCATTGCTCCGACCCCGACAGGACGGCTGCACCTTGGTCATGCTCAAACCTTCAAGACTGTCTATGAGCGATGTCAGAGGGAAAATGGGACCTTGATTTACCGGGATGAAGACCTTGATCCGCAGCGCTGTAAGCAGGAGTTCTCTGAAATGGCTCTGGAGGATTTGCGTTGGCTGGGAATTGACTGGCAGGAGGGGCCTGATGTTGGTGGAGAAAACGGACCTTACCAGCAAAGTAAGAGAATGCAGCACTATCTGCTTGCCTGGGAAATGCTTCGAAATGCTGGTGTCATTTATCCCGATACCCATTCTCGCAAAGATCTCCGGGAAGTCGCAGCAGCCCATGAAAGTTGGGAATCCGTTTCCGCTCCCCACGAAGAAGATGAAGCCCGGGAACCTCTTTTTCCCAAACAATGGCGTCCGCCCTACGGCACAGGGCTTGATGCGCTGGAGCCCGGGGAGGTGAATTGGCGTTTTCGTGTCAATGATAGCGAAACAGTTGCTTTTTTTGATATGGCACTCGGGTTGACGCGTTTTGTTGCCGATAAGGACTTTGGAGATTTTCTTATCTGGCGCCGAGATGGGGTCCCTTCCTACGAATTGGCGGTTGTGGTTGATGACATCGCCATGAGCATTACTGAAGTCGTCCGGGGTGAGGACCTTTTAAAGTCTACAGCCCGTCAATTGCTCATTTATCGTGCACTTGAGGCGACACCACCGGCTTTTTACCACTGTCCTCTGGTCAGGGATGCTCAAGGCAAACGCCTGGCAAAGCGGCACGATGCACTCAGTATCCGCTCTTTGCGCGAAGCTGGAAAAAAGCCCGAAGAGGTGCAAATGCTGAATCAGATATAG
- a CDS encoding DUF1573 domain-containing protein produces the protein MIRRTTFFLISLLLSGPFCHAALEWESTRLDLPAKVGEEEIIGVFKFKNTGDNAIEILTTRSSCGCTIPEMAKQVYAPGESGELKAVFTIGNRTGPQRKTITVTTNSPEQRVTRLVLSTDIPEVANIRPKMLLWRKGSEPEWKEAIIRTDVENQISVPEFEGDKKKLPAYELKPTETAGEYKLLIKPDTTTERHQVQFPVIVELPDGTNKEVRLFVLVR, from the coding sequence ATGATCCGCAGAACGACATTTTTCTTAATCTCACTCCTTCTTTCAGGACCCTTTTGTCACGCCGCGCTGGAGTGGGAGTCAACTCGCCTTGATTTACCGGCCAAAGTTGGTGAAGAGGAAATTATCGGAGTGTTTAAATTCAAAAACACCGGCGACAATGCAATTGAAATTCTCACAACCAGATCCAGCTGCGGATGTACAATCCCTGAAATGGCGAAGCAGGTCTACGCTCCAGGTGAAAGTGGTGAGCTCAAAGCGGTCTTTACGATTGGTAACAGGACTGGGCCGCAGAGAAAAACTATCACAGTAACGACAAACTCCCCCGAACAGCGTGTCACCCGTTTGGTTCTGAGCACGGATATTCCGGAAGTTGCCAATATCCGCCCCAAGATGCTTTTGTGGAGAAAAGGTTCAGAGCCGGAGTGGAAAGAGGCCATCATCCGGACTGATGTGGAAAATCAGATATCTGTTCCGGAATTTGAGGGAGATAAAAAGAAACTCCCTGCCTATGAGCTGAAACCGACAGAAACTGCAGGTGAGTACAAGTTGCTTATTAAGCCAGACACAACGACTGAACGGCATCAGGTTCAATTTCCAGTCATAGTTGAACTACCGGACGGGACTAATAAGGAAGTCAGACTTTTTGTGCTAGTGAGATGA